The following proteins are co-located in the Methylocystis sp. ATCC 49242 genome:
- a CDS encoding TrbC/VirB2 family protein: MKVFSRSDAMFLGVLVGLALIAGPDLALAQTATFQPLNTALTSVLQFMTGTFATTAATVAVAAVGYLALTSRIPWSWAFSVIVGVALIFGAAQIVQSLTNGQG, from the coding sequence ATGAAAGTTTTTTCGCGCTCTGACGCGATGTTCTTGGGCGTTCTGGTCGGATTGGCGCTGATCGCTGGCCCCGATTTGGCGCTGGCGCAGACGGCGACCTTCCAGCCCCTGAACACCGCGCTGACGAGCGTGCTTCAATTTATGACGGGAACATTCGCGACGACGGCCGCGACCGTCGCCGTAGCCGCCGTCGGCTATCTCGCGCTCACCTCGCGCATTCCGTGGTCCTGGGCCTTCTCGGTCATCGTCGGCGTGGCTCTGATCTTCGGCGCTGCGCAAATCGTCCAATCGCTCACGAACGGGCAGGGCTGA
- a CDS encoding lytic transglycosylase domain-containing protein, with product MRIALLLILCLLPAIAAAEGRKPAPGGAVRVALAPASAAPRSLPTEAVESEACSAEMDSQSLRGVVQTEARRAGVDEKLALAILDQESSNGANLNSPRGARGPMMLMPQTAAQYGIADICNPLENVRGSMLFLKDLVVQFQGNMMLVAAAYNAGSERVYQAKGVPANSETVRYVAAVTNQYYGLGDFSARRGKRGAEASRNVQEASGSESPPAGKSRSAKDQEWIGGSVLYVSPDDEGESK from the coding sequence ATGCGCATTGCGCTCCTCCTCATCCTCTGTCTTCTTCCCGCGATCGCGGCCGCAGAGGGGCGAAAGCCCGCGCCTGGGGGCGCTGTAAGGGTCGCCTTGGCGCCGGCCTCAGCCGCGCCGCGGAGCCTGCCGACAGAAGCTGTCGAATCAGAAGCCTGCTCGGCCGAGATGGATTCGCAAAGCCTGCGAGGCGTAGTCCAAACCGAGGCGCGGCGCGCGGGAGTCGACGAGAAGCTCGCTCTGGCGATTCTCGACCAGGAATCGTCAAACGGGGCCAATCTCAATTCCCCGAGGGGCGCACGCGGCCCGATGATGCTCATGCCGCAGACAGCCGCCCAATATGGCATCGCGGACATTTGCAATCCCCTCGAGAATGTCCGCGGGTCGATGCTGTTCCTGAAGGACCTTGTCGTCCAGTTCCAGGGAAACATGATGCTCGTCGCCGCCGCCTACAACGCCGGCAGCGAGCGCGTCTATCAGGCGAAGGGCGTGCCGGCGAACTCGGAAACGGTTCGCTACGTGGCCGCCGTGACCAATCAATATTACGGGCTTGGCGATTTCTCGGCGCGGCGCGGAAAGCGCGGCGCCGAGGCGAGCCGTAACGTTCAGGAAGCGTCAGGAAGCGAGTCGCCGCCAGCCGGAAAGAGCCGTTCGGCGAAAGACCAAGAGTGGATCGGCGGATCGGTTCTCTACGTGTCCCCTGACGATGAAGGAGAGAGCAAATGA
- a CDS encoding type IV secretion system protein VirB3 encodes MIRQQAKPRLDPLVGGLTRPPMMLGVPYVLFVMEWCVIVLIFINTKNLLMFLLFAPIHGLAYVLTVRDNRFVDIFLVRYGKCPITRNHRFWGGDSYKP; translated from the coding sequence ATGATCCGGCAGCAGGCGAAGCCCCGTCTCGATCCGCTCGTCGGCGGCCTCACAAGGCCGCCCATGATGCTCGGCGTCCCCTATGTGCTGTTCGTGATGGAATGGTGCGTCATCGTTCTCATCTTCATCAACACCAAAAACCTGCTGATGTTTTTGCTGTTCGCGCCCATCCACGGCCTCGCTTACGTGCTGACGGTCCGGGACAATCGGTTCGTCGACATTTTCCTCGTGCGGTACGGCAAATGCCCCATCACCCGAAATCACCGATTTTGGGGCGGTGACTCCTACAAGCCTTGA